Within Xanthomonas theicola, the genomic segment ATTTTCGATTCTGAAAAGAAATCCATCGACAATGTTTCATGGCCGCAGCCCACGCCCATGTACACTTATATGAAAAATGTGACGTATATGCGTTTTTATGCTGGAAAACATGATGCATGAGAAGGTTCGTTCTTTAACGATCGATATTCTTGTTTTGCATCCATTTATTTTCATCGAAGCACCAAAGCGCGCACTCGTGCACAGTGATCGCAGCCACTCGCGCCACAGGCCGCACCAGACCGGCCGATGCCGGCTCGACAAATGTGTCGCCTGCGTCCGTATTGCATAACAAACGCAACACGCATGACCCGATTCTGAAATCTCGCTGTCGCATCGTCGTCGGACCTCCTTAGCAGCCAATCCCCCCGCGCATGCCTACCCATCACTTGCTGAGCGCGGCGATCCTCGCCGCGTTGCTGTCGCCGCCGGCGGCGCGCGCGGCGGACGCGCCGGTCGACGGCGCAGCGACCGACGCCCGCCAACTCGATACGGTCTCGGTGATCGGCCAGGGCGAAACCCGCCAGGTGCAGCGCATCACCCGCCAGGACGTGGCGGTGCTGCCGCCGGGCACCAGCATCCAGAAGCTGCTCAACCGCATTCCCGGCGTCAACGTGCAGTCCAACGACGCGTTCGGCGCCAACGAGGAATCGCAGACGGTGAGCCTGCGCGGCTTCAACGGCACGCGCCTGGGCTATACGCTGGACGGCCTGCCGCTGGGCGACAACGCCTACGGCAACTACAACGGGCTGAACATCAGCCGTGCGCTGATCGCCGAGAACTTCGGCGGGGTGGAGCTGGCTTCGGGCATCGGCAACCTGGGCACCGCCTCCACCAGCAACCTCGGCGGCACCGCGCAGTATTTCTCGGACGATCCGTCCACCGAGACCGGCGTGCGCCTGGCGCAGACCGTCGGCTCGGACCAGAACCGCCGCACCTACCTGCGCCTGGACAGCGGCGAGCACAACGGTTTCTCGGCGTACCTGTCCGGGATCTATGCCAGTGCCGACATGTGGGCCAAACCGGAATCGCCGACCCACACCGCGCAGTTCAACGGCAAGGGCGTGTACCAGTTCGACGGCGGCAAGATCACCGCCTTCGTCGATACCTCGCGCACCTCGCAGGCCGACTACGCCTACCTGTCCAAGAGCGGCCTGCACCGCGGCCTGGGCTGGGACTGGAACCTGTACGCGCCGGACTGGCAGCGCGCGCTGGCCGCCGCCTACTGCGCGCCGGCCACCCGCGATGCCAGTCGCTGCGGCTACAGCGGCGGCGTGGACAACATCGACGACGCGTACTACCAGAGCCGCGCGCTGCGCAACGACGAGCTGTACTACCTGGCCGGCGACTTCCAGCCCTCCGACGCGGTGAGCGTGCACACCCAGGTCTACCACCACCAGAACGAAGGCCAGGGCCACTGGTGGTCGCCGGGCCAGGCCTCGAACCCGGGCACGCCGCAGGCGCTGCCGATCTCGATCCGCAGCACCAACTACACCATCAACCGCACCGGCGGTATCGCCTCGCTGGGCTGGGACCTGGGGCCGCACCACCTGGAAGCCGGCGTGTGGTACGAGCGCAACAAGCACCACGTGGAGCGCAACTTCTACTGGATCGACGGCCCGATCGACGACGACCTGTTCCTCAGCGGCCCGGACCGCCGGCTGTTCTCGCAGGACTACGTGATCACCACCAAGCAGGCCTACCTGCAGGGCACCTTCAAGCTGCTCGACGAGCGCCTGACCCTGGACGTGGGCGCGAAGAGCCCGCACACCACGATGACCGCGCGCGAGACGCCGGGGCTCGCGGTGGAGTCGCCGGTCGCCAACGGCACGCTGAAGGCCGGCGAAGCGCTGCTGCCGCAGGCCGGGGTGAGCTATCGCCTGGCCGAAGGCCAGGAAGTGTTCGCGTCCTATGCCGAGAACATCGCCGCGTTCCAGGGCGGCGGCGCCGGCGGCCCGCTGCTGGTGACCCAGGCCTCGTTCGACGCCAGCGTCGGCGCGCTGGAGCCGGAGAAGTCGAAGACCTTCGAGGCCGGCTACCGGCTGGTGCGCGACCAGTTCGAGGCCTCGCTGGTCGGCTACGACGTCAGCTTCGACAACCGCCTGCTCTCGCTCAACCCCTGCCCGAGCATCCAGCAGGGCACCACGCCGGCGTGCACCACGCGCTTCTTCAACGTCGGCTCGGTCAGCAGCCGCGGCGGCGAGCTGACCTTCATCTGGAAGCCGAGCGCACACCTGCAGTGGTACAACTCGGCCTCGATCAACCGCTCCACCTACGACGACGACTACGTGCAGAACGGCGTGACCATCCCCACCGCCGGCAAGTCCACGGTGGACACGCCCAAGCGCATGTTCACCAGCGAGATCAGCTGGCACTACAACGGCTGGAACGCGAACCTGCGCGGCAAGTACACCGGCCAGCGCTATTACACCTACACCAACGACCAGGGCTTCGGCGGCTATACCGCGTTCGACGCCGGCACCGGCTACGATTTCGGCGCGGTGTCGTTCCTGCAGGACCTGACGCTGTCGCTCAACGTGACCAACCTCACCGACAAGCGCTACGCCTCCAACCTCACCGCGTTCAGCAACAGCGATCCGAACGGGCGTTCGCTGGCGTTCCATGCCAGCGCGCCGCGGCAGGTGTTCCTGACGCTGGACGCACGCTTCTGAACGCGCGCATTCTGCCCCACCTCGCCACCGAGCGCATGCGATGATGAAGCCGATGATCTGGCTGCTGGGGTGTTCGATGGCGCTGTCGTCGCTGACCGCCGCGGCCGAGGCCGCGGCACCGGGTACGGGCAAGCCGCTGGTGATCGGCCACCGCGGCGCCAGCGCGCTGCGCCCCGAGCACACGCTGGCCTCCTATGCCAAGGCCATCGCCGACGGCGCCGACTACATCGAACCGGACCTGGTTTCGAGCAGGGACGGCGCGCTGGTGGCGCGCCACGAGAACGAGATCGGCGCCACCACCGACGTGGCCGCGCATCCGGAATTCGCCGCGCGCAAGACGGTCAAGCAGATCGACGGGCAGCGCGTGGAGGGCTGGTTCACCGAGGATTTCACCCTGGCCGAACTGAAGACGCTGCGCGCG encodes:
- a CDS encoding TonB-dependent receptor: MPTHHLLSAAILAALLSPPAARAADAPVDGAATDARQLDTVSVIGQGETRQVQRITRQDVAVLPPGTSIQKLLNRIPGVNVQSNDAFGANEESQTVSLRGFNGTRLGYTLDGLPLGDNAYGNYNGLNISRALIAENFGGVELASGIGNLGTASTSNLGGTAQYFSDDPSTETGVRLAQTVGSDQNRRTYLRLDSGEHNGFSAYLSGIYASADMWAKPESPTHTAQFNGKGVYQFDGGKITAFVDTSRTSQADYAYLSKSGLHRGLGWDWNLYAPDWQRALAAAYCAPATRDASRCGYSGGVDNIDDAYYQSRALRNDELYYLAGDFQPSDAVSVHTQVYHHQNEGQGHWWSPGQASNPGTPQALPISIRSTNYTINRTGGIASLGWDLGPHHLEAGVWYERNKHHVERNFYWIDGPIDDDLFLSGPDRRLFSQDYVITTKQAYLQGTFKLLDERLTLDVGAKSPHTTMTARETPGLAVESPVANGTLKAGEALLPQAGVSYRLAEGQEVFASYAENIAAFQGGGAGGPLLVTQASFDASVGALEPEKSKTFEAGYRLVRDQFEASLVGYDVSFDNRLLSLNPCPSIQQGTTPACTTRFFNVGSVSSRGGELTFIWKPSAHLQWYNSASINRSTYDDDYVQNGVTIPTAGKSTVDTPKRMFTSEISWHYNGWNANLRGKYTGQRYYTYTNDQGFGGYTAFDAGTGYDFGAVSFLQDLTLSLNVTNLTDKRYASNLTAFSNSDPNGRSLAFHASAPRQVFLTLDARF